A genomic stretch from Candidatus Lernaella stagnicola includes:
- a CDS encoding polysaccharide deacetylase family protein yields MGVKGQLRRIAAGVVGGLGMGRRIAGWLDCHAAILAYHRVLDPERHDVEAVEPGMFVTRETFAAHVELLQQRFRVVSLSDLVRKHLTGEPVESGTVAVTFDDAWLDTYEVAHPLLRAAGLPATVFVPTALVDDGHRFWFSHAAAATKNLWEMRDSLAAAFPEENVPATAAFLVDLLVSNPPRTEYFQAILGELKELSDAQRTEVITFIEAVTEKKIELPPELASWEQLRQMHAEGWEIGSHTVGHHILTQLSAAEVKHELDGSKRVIEREIGESPTNFCYPNGNYDEHTKRAVQRAGYACAVTTEAGFADPPADLFALPRLGVHQGVAATANGLELLLSGLG; encoded by the coding sequence ATGGGCGTGAAAGGACAGTTGCGCCGCATAGCGGCAGGCGTGGTCGGCGGCCTGGGAATGGGCCGCAGGATCGCGGGCTGGCTGGACTGTCACGCGGCCATTTTGGCTTATCATCGGGTGTTGGATCCGGAGCGGCACGATGTGGAGGCCGTCGAGCCGGGAATGTTCGTGACGCGCGAGACCTTCGCGGCGCACGTCGAGTTATTGCAGCAGCGCTTTCGCGTGGTGTCGTTGTCGGATTTGGTGCGGAAGCATTTGACCGGCGAGCCGGTCGAGTCGGGTACCGTGGCTGTTACGTTTGACGACGCGTGGCTGGACACCTACGAAGTGGCCCACCCCTTGCTGCGAGCGGCGGGCTTGCCTGCTACCGTGTTTGTGCCCACGGCGTTGGTGGACGACGGGCACCGGTTTTGGTTTTCGCACGCGGCGGCGGCGACGAAGAACCTCTGGGAAATGCGCGATAGCTTAGCGGCCGCGTTTCCAGAGGAGAATGTGCCGGCGACGGCCGCCTTTCTTGTAGACCTCCTGGTGAGCAATCCACCGCGCACGGAGTACTTCCAGGCCATCTTGGGTGAGTTGAAGGAACTGTCGGACGCGCAACGTACCGAGGTGATCACCTTCATCGAGGCCGTTACGGAAAAGAAGATCGAATTGCCTCCGGAGTTGGCGAGTTGGGAGCAACTGCGGCAAATGCATGCGGAGGGCTGGGAAATCGGCAGCCACACGGTCGGGCACCACATCCTCACGCAACTGAGCGCGGCGGAAGTGAAACACGAATTGGACGGAAGCAAGCGCGTGATCGAGCGCGAAATCGGCGAATCGCCGACCAACTTTTGCTACCCAAACGGCAATTACGATGAGCACACGAAGCGGGCCGTGCAGCGGGCCGGTTACGCGTGCGCGGTGACGACCGAAGCCGGTTTCGCCGACCCGCCAGCGGATTTGTTCGCCTTGCCGCGCCTGGGCGTCCACCAAGGCGTCGCGGCGACGGCCAACGGTCTGGAATTGTTGCTGTCGGGACTGGGGTAG
- a CDS encoding dipeptidase yields METLFKHVDENLETYLVELQELLRFESISSDADKEDACRQTAQWLADHLKSIGLNNVQVLPTTGKPLVYAHHEGPAGAPTVLIYGHYDVQPVDPLELWDSPPFEPVIKDGIIWARGTTDDKGQLFTHVKALETLLKLRGELPVNIKILFEGEEEVGSPALTEWLPDNKDLLDCDVILVSDSSMIAKGQPSISYGLRGLAYFQLEMEAADGDLHSGSYGGAVANPLNELAKLLTSMKDDDHHITIEGFYDDVIDVTEEEQANYAKLPNGDERVLEETSAPALVGEAGFTTAERLGARPTLDANGIWGGFQGEGAKTVLPAKAGLKVSMRLVPNQDPHKIGELFRRHVEKHTPPSVKVKIIEMHGGFPFLCPLTEPALRKAAEAMEEVYGAECVFTREGGSIPIIADMARMMTKPVVLMGFGLNSEQAHAPNEHFDLDNFVKGIKTSLVYLNKLVG; encoded by the coding sequence ATGGAAACCCTGTTTAAACACGTCGACGAAAACCTCGAGACCTATCTAGTAGAACTCCAGGAACTCTTGCGATTCGAAAGCATCAGCTCCGACGCCGACAAGGAAGACGCCTGCCGGCAAACCGCCCAGTGGCTGGCCGACCACCTCAAAAGCATCGGCCTGAATAACGTGCAGGTATTGCCCACGACCGGCAAGCCGCTCGTGTACGCACACCACGAAGGACCCGCCGGCGCCCCGACTGTACTCATCTACGGGCATTACGACGTGCAGCCGGTCGACCCTCTCGAACTCTGGGACAGCCCGCCGTTCGAACCGGTCATCAAAGACGGTATCATCTGGGCGCGCGGCACAACCGACGACAAGGGCCAGCTATTCACCCACGTCAAAGCACTCGAAACTCTACTCAAACTACGCGGCGAATTGCCCGTCAATATCAAAATACTCTTCGAAGGCGAGGAAGAAGTCGGCAGCCCTGCGCTCACCGAGTGGTTGCCTGATAACAAAGACCTGCTTGATTGCGATGTCATCCTCGTTTCCGATTCGAGCATGATTGCCAAGGGCCAGCCGTCCATCAGTTACGGGCTGCGCGGACTCGCCTATTTCCAGTTGGAAATGGAAGCCGCCGACGGCGATCTGCACTCCGGCAGCTACGGCGGCGCGGTGGCCAATCCCCTCAACGAATTGGCCAAGCTGCTCACGTCGATGAAAGACGATGATCATCACATCACAATCGAGGGCTTCTACGACGATGTCATCGACGTGACCGAAGAAGAACAAGCGAACTACGCCAAACTGCCAAACGGTGACGAACGGGTACTCGAAGAAACGTCCGCACCGGCGTTAGTCGGCGAAGCAGGCTTCACGACCGCGGAACGCCTCGGCGCACGCCCGACCTTGGACGCCAACGGCATCTGGGGTGGCTTCCAAGGAGAAGGCGCCAAGACGGTCCTGCCCGCCAAAGCCGGCCTCAAGGTCAGTATGCGCCTGGTACCGAATCAGGATCCGCATAAGATCGGCGAACTGTTCCGCCGCCACGTCGAGAAACACACGCCGCCATCGGTGAAAGTAAAGATCATCGAAATGCACGGCGGCTTCCCATTCCTGTGCCCGCTTACTGAACCGGCCCTGCGGAAGGCCGCCGAGGCAATGGAAGAAGTGTACGGAGCCGAGTGCGTCTTCACCCGCGAAGGCGGTTCGATCCCGATCATCGCCGACATGGCGCGTATGATGACCAAGCCGGTGGTGCTGATGGGCTTCGGGCTCAACTCGGAACAGGCCCACGCGCCCAACGAGCATTTCGATCTCGATAATTTCGTGAAGGGAATCAAGACGAGCTTGGTGTATCTGAACAAGCTCGTAGGTTAG